The following coding sequences lie in one Chelonia mydas isolate rCheMyd1 chromosome 6, rCheMyd1.pri.v2, whole genome shotgun sequence genomic window:
- the FADD gene encoding FAS-associated death domain protein, translated as MDPFLSLLHSFSMSLSDHDLSSLKFLCLDKIGKRKLESVKTGIDLFLILLEQREIAKEKVDFLQLMIKSIKREDLIIQLQEFIEGGQGDVVNHLDETEKRQQNVAFEVICDNVGKNWKMLVRRLGISDTKIDRILTASPYNLQEQLMQSLREWQKWKGKEAKVADLIKALRDCKMNLVADKVENELLQREN; from the exons ATGGACCCATTTTTGTCTCTCTTGCATTCATTTTCCATGAGTTTATCTGACCATGATCTCTCTTCCCTTAAATTTCTGTGCCTGGACAAAATTGGCAAAAGGAAGCTTGAGTCCGTCAAAACTGGTATTGATctcttcctcatcctccttgaaCAGCGGGAGATTGCAAAAGAGAAGGTAGATTTTCTCCAGCTCATGATCAAAAGCATTAAAAGAGAAGATCTGATAATCCAGCTACAGGAGTTCATAGAAGGTGGACAAGGTGATGTTGTCAACCATCTAGATGAGACAGAAAAAC gtCAGCAGAATGTAGCTTTTGAAGTTATATGTGACAATGTTGGGAAGAACTGGAAAATGCTAGTTCGAAGATTAGGAATTTCTGATACAAAAATTGACAGAATTCTAACAGCCAGTCCTTATAACTTGCAAGAACAATTGATGCAGTCACTTCGAGAGTGGCAGAAATGGAAGGGAAAGGAAGCTAAGGTTGCTGACTTAATAAAAGCCCTTCGGGATTGCAAAATGAACTTGGTAGCAGACAAAGTAGAAAATGAACTTTTACAACGGGAGAACTAA